In Sorghum bicolor cultivar BTx623 chromosome 8, Sorghum_bicolor_NCBIv3, whole genome shotgun sequence, one genomic interval encodes:
- the LOC110437503 gene encoding uncharacterized protein LOC110437503 — protein sequence MTKNKYEQQRDDNVKKIQEVFKSLGIPILAQEVIDGLAKKQKGKGKAVATENPGSDHDYDPSSEIENETDSDDECDDDLHVEVNTQVEEMVPGTRLVQKKLKVGTAAASKKAPWTPTRLTRQQAAMSPGRRPPPRQRMPLLPKNPAKGSTQAKSQHPTSSSLTTNTANKAPAPLVNPTAPAPPVNPTAPAPPVIPTPSPAISAPIPTAIPSMSAPIPNREASIHKFTKATAAKSVPSANPMCTPSTPRPTAALSRHPTPATSVTQEVPIDTSPGVQSSRQSNDINVLADPFDAATTKDNVHEEQACDLDQDVGRRKEVRKKSMGHGLENLLKKGHKLPIEVAKGKKRPAVPLQAAKLASETGIFLRDQLPIYTSWKTYENDAGKAQVQKVLVKVATRLDVDIKNDGPSKAACTDIVKRGVRQQRYHLKRKYYDESLTKEQLLAMEPPPKMKKQEWVNLVEYWCEPKNQEKSSKNKANHALVQLHQKTGSRSYIAHCYSLRSKYNDTEPDAIEFFGECMNHPQHGRTPLANELYEQMVAEKEKEPEEGEQQKSPTKIVAESLSHISNRSTFLQSLGITKVSKAAGSTSAAAQARMQAQFEEQLQEEREEAARRQEVWQAQLEAQ from the exons ATGACGAAAAACAAGTATGAGCAGCAAAGGGATGATAATGTAAAGAAAATTCAGGAAGTTTTTAAATCTTTGGGTATACCAATCTTAGCTCAGGAAGTTATTGATGGTCTTGCAAAAAAACAAAAGGGCAAAGGGAAGGCAGTAGCCACTGAAAATCCAGGATCTGACCATGATTATGATCCATCATCTGAAATTGAAAACGAAACTGATAGTGACGATGAATGTGATGACGACCTCCATGTTGAGGTCAATACTCAG GTAGAAGAGATGGTTCCAGGAACGCGCCTTGTCCAAAAGAAGCTGAAGGTGGGGACGGCGGCTGCTAGCAAAAAGGCACCGTGGACACCAACAAGATTAACTAGGCAGCAAGCAGCCATGTCGCCTGGACGTCGTCCACCACCTAGGCAGAGAATGCCCTTGCTTCCTAAGAACCCTGCAAAAGGCAGCACACAAGCGAAAAGCCAACACCCTACAAGCAGTAGCCTCACCACAAACACTGCAAACAAAGCCCCTGCTCCTCTAGTGAATCCCACAGCCCCTGCTCCTCCAGTGAACCCCACAGCCCCTGCTCCTCCAGTGATCCCCACACCCAGTCCAGCCATCTCTGCTCCTATTCCCACAGCTATTCCATCCATGTCTGCTCCTATTCCAAACAGAGAGGCTAGTATTCACAAATTCACCAAGGCAACTGCAGCCAAGTCTGTGCCTAGTGCAAACCCAATGTGTAcaccttctactccaagaccaaCTGCTGCCCTATCTAGACATCCTACTCCTGCCACTAGTGTCACCCAAGAAGTTCCTATAGACACCTCGCCAGGTGTGCAGAGCTCTAGGCAGAGCAATGACATCAATGTGTTAGCTGATCCATTTGATGCAGCAACTACAAAGGACAATGTACatgaagaacaagcttgtgactTAGATCAGG ATGTAGGGCGACGAAAGGAAGTCCGCAAGAAAAGCATGGGTCATGGTTTAGAAAATTTGCTAAAAAAGGGGCACAAGCTGCCTATCGAAGTGGCTAAAGGGAAGAAAAGGCCTGCTGTCCCCCTTCAGGCAGCTAAGCTAGCATCAGAAACTGGCATTTTCCTTAGAGACCAACTCCCTATCTACACATCATGGAAGACTTATGAAAATGATGCGGGGAAGGCACAAGTCCAAAAAGTGCTTGTTAAAGTGGCG ACAAGGTTGGATGTGGATATTAAGAATGATGGACCAAGCAAGGCAGCATGCACTGATATTGTCAAGAGGGGAGTAAGGCAGCAGAGGTATCATCTGAAAAGGAAGTACTATGACGAGTCACTGACAAAAGAACAACTCTTGGCCATGGAACCTCCACCTAAGATGAAGAAGCAGGAGTGGGTCAACCTGGTTGAGTACTGGTGTGAGCCAAAGAATCAG GAAAAAAGTTCCAAGAATAAAGCTAACCATGCCCTAGTGCAGCTTCACcaaaagactggatctaggtccTACATTGCCCACTGTTACAGCCTG AGGTCTAAGTACAACGACACGGAACCAGATGCGATTGAATTCTTTGGTGAATGCATGAATCATCCACAACATGGTCGTACTCCTCTTGCAAATGAATTATAT GAACAAATGGTGGCAGAGAAGGAAAAAGAACCAGAAGAAGGAGAACAACAGAAGTCTCCAACCAAGATAGTTGCTGAAAGTCTCAGCCACATCAGCAATAGATCAacattccttcaaagtcttggcATAACTAAAGTGAGCAAGGCTGCCGGGTCCACATCAGCTGCAGCACAAGCACGTATGCAAGCGCAATTTGAAGAACAGCTACAAGAAGAAAGAGAGGAGGCTGCAAGGAGGCAGGAAGTGTGGCAGGCACAACTTGAAGCGCAGTAG
- the LOC8082823 gene encoding uncharacterized protein LOC8082823 has product MPEAEWNDERTRLVCELFEEQVQAGNRPNTHLNNIGYRQVAAKFQQRTQLLYTKLQLKNKWDKFKNDYITWRKLLVVGKGLPWDNAKGTFVADEEWWKKINKELPGARKFRHGGLQHEDKLKVMFDYITSNGVDPSPPAPESPKNGVDHSPPAATGLPEHSPVTAHGLPSGPDSHVNGTDHLPLATRDLPRIQETPMNGVNLDGSDNTEDNDYTHREPVFHYPSNRKKIPIHFSAAKKKKKNKSETALLMQAHLYRITELAQKAQDTFEKFSSQADSAPWPSIQDVMTLVRECGARCGSNEHFIATELFVSREQREMFLTMETAEERFQWLRRKYIVKYLSGTTGTSLGTR; this is encoded by the exons ATGCCAGAAGCCGAGTGGAACGATGAACGCACTAGGCTTGTCTGTGAACTCTTTGAAGAACAGGTTCAGGCTGGGAACAGGCCGAATACGCACCTGAACAACATTGGTTACCGCCAAGTTGCGGCTAAGTTTCAGCAGAGGACACAACTTCTCTATACAAAATTGCAGCTTAAGAACAAATGGGACAAGTTTAAGAATGATTATATCACTTGGAGGAAGTTGCTTGTAGTGGGGAAGGGTTTACCCTGGGACAATGCTAAGGGGACATTTGTTGCTGACGAAGAATGGTGGAAGAAGATCAATAAG GAACTGCCAGGTGCAAGGAAATTTCGACATGGCGGTCTACAACATGAGGATAAGTTGAAAGTAATGTTCGACTACATCACCAGTAATGGTGTGGATCCTTCACCACCTGCTCCGGAAAGCCCGAAGAATGGGGTGGATCATTCGCCACCGGCCGCAACTGGTTTGCCGGAGCATTCGCCTGTGACTGCACATGGGTTGCCATCTGGTCCAGACAGCCACGTGAATGGCACAGATCATTTGCCACTGGCCACACGTGATTTGCCACGTATTCAAGAAACCCCCATGAATGGTGTGAACCTCGATGGATCGGACAACACTGAAGATAATGATTACACTCATCGAGAGCCTGTGTTTCATTATCCTTCAAACAGGAAGAAGATACCGATCCATTTCAGTGCtgcaaagaagaagaagaaaaacaagTCCGAAACTGCTCTGCTCATGCAAGCTCATTTGTACCGCATAACTGAGCTGGCTCAGAAAGCACAGGACACTTTCGAAAAGTTCAGCTCCCAGGCTGACTCAGCGCCATGGCCTAGCATCCAGGATGTTATGACACTGGTCCGGGAGTGCGGAGCACGGTGTGGGAGCAATGAGCATTTCATTGCAACTGAACTTTTTGTCAGTAGAGAACAGAGGGAGATGTTCCTGACCATGGAAACGGCCGAGGAACGGTTCCAGTGGCTTAGAAGAAAGTACATCGTCAAGTATTTGTCAGGTACAACAGGTACAAGTCTGGGTACTAGGTAA
- the LOC8082824 gene encoding uncharacterized protein ycf45: MDTCGARRLLLFPLLTPKLPPAHRELRRWRRGRAWPGNALCAAEAGGGWGGIVEDDLSELLQILPRDLRDNLQNEPRKDQLLEVILDLGRRPEARFLGDSGGQYLRDSEISQKELEDAQKAVGEFGGDNRAGIEGTLHRISAIRSRKGMVVGLTCRVGRAVTGHVDMVHDLLNYKESILFLGRPGVGKTTVMREIARVLADEFQKRVVIVDTSNEIGGDGDVPHAAIGGARRMQVPEPSMQHRVMIEAVENHMPEVVIVDEIGTEAEAQACRSIAERGVMLIGTAHGERLANIIKNPTLSDLIGGVETVTLGDDEARARRSQKSILERKAPPTFPFLIEMRERHYWVTHRTERSVDMLLHGKKPLVEVRKRDNEFQVVIERWATYDGDGL, translated from the exons ATGGACACGTGTGGCGCACGCCGCCTGCTCCTCTTCCCCCTCCTCACCCCGAAGCTCCCGCCGGCGCATCGTGAGCTCAGGCGGTGGCGCAGGGGCCGAGCCTGGCCTGGCAACGCTCTCTGCGCCGCTGAGGCTGGCGGCGGATGGGGAGGCATCGTCGAGGACGACCTTTCTGAGCTCCTGCAG ATTCTCCCGAGAGACTTGCGAGATAATCTGCAGAATGAACCTAGAAAGGACCAACTGCTGGAG GTCATTCTGGATTTGGGAAGACGGCCAGAGGCACGTTTCCTTGGTGACTCTGGTGGCCAATATCTACGGGACAGTGAG ATCTCACAGAAAGAGTTGGAGGATGCTCAAAAGGCTGTAGGAGAATTTGGAGGTGACAATCGTGCAGGAATTGAAGGTACTTTACATAGGATATCTGCTATAAGGAGCAGGAAAGGAATGGTTGTTGGTTTGACCTGTCGAGTTGGCCGAGCTGTTACCGGGCATGTCGACATGGTCCATGATCTCCTAAATTACAAAGAAAGTATTCTATTTTTGGGAAG GCCTGGTGTAGGCAAGACTACTGTTATGCGTGAGATTGCACGTGTTTTAGCAGATGAATTTCAGAAAAGAGTG GTAATTGTGGATACAAGTAATGAGATTGGTGGGGATGGGGATGTTCCCCATGCTGCGATTGGTGGAGCAAGAAGAATGCAAGTACCTGAACCATCAATGCAGCATAGGGTGATGATTGAAGCAGTTGAAAACCATATGCCTGAGGTGGTTATTGTAGATGAGATCGGAACTGAAGCAGAAGCACAAGCTTGTCGATCAATTGCAGAAAGGGGTGTTATGCTTATTGGCACTGCCCATGGAGAACGACTTGCAAACATCATTAAGAACCCAACCTTATCTGACTTG ATTGGAGGTGTAGAAACTGTTACTCTTGGAGACGATGAGGCTCGTGCTCGACGAAGTCAGAAAAGTATTCTGGAGAGGAAAGCTCCTCCAACATTCCCTTTCCTTATCGAGATGAGGGAGCGACATTACTGGGTAACACATCGG ACAGAAAGGAGCGTGGATATGTTACTGCATGGCAAGAAGCCGCTGGTTGAG GTCAGGAAAAGGGATAATGAGTTTCAGGTTGTAATTGAAAGATGGGCAACGTATGATGGCGATGGACTCTGA